GAAAGCTATCCTTAAAGTCATTTCAGTAGATTATTTTGATTTTGACGAGTTCATCAAGAAAGCCAATAAACCGGTAAGCATTGTTTTTGTTGGTGTAAATGGAACAGGTAAGACCACAACTGTTGCAAAAATGGCAGAGCGCTTTAAATCGCAGAATTATTCAGTCGTTATAGCTGCGGGCGATACATTCCGCGCCGGTGCGATTGAGCAGATAGACAGGCATGCACAAGCCCTAGGGATAAAGATCATCAAGCACGAAGAAGGCTCTGATCCCGCAGCAATAATATATGATGCTATACAGTTCGCAAAAGCAAAGCACAAGGACATTGTGCTTGCAGATACGGCCGGACGGATGCATATCAATATCAACCTGATGGATCAGTTAAAAAAGGTATGCAGGGTCAACAATCCCGATCTTATTATTTTCGTGGATGAGGCAATAGCAGGTAACGATGCTGTTGAACGTGCAAAGCTATTCAACAGTGCTGTACCATTTAGCGGCAGCATACTCACAAAAGCGGATGCAGATTCAAAGGGCGGCGCAGCGATATCAATATCATACACTACCGGGAAGCCAATTCTTTTCCTTGGAGTCGGGCAAACCTATAAGGATCTTGTCAAATTCGAGCCTCAGTGGTTAATCTCAAGGTTATTTGAATAAAATGCAAAACAAAATCGGTAAAGCTTTCGCCCCTGCCCATATATCAGGTATTTTCATAATCGATATAAAAAAAGACCCATTACTTTCAGGCTCAATGGGTTGCGGAATATGTCTTGAGGACGGCGCTGTAACACAAGTGCGCCCATCAGAGGAAACAATGATCAGGATCAATGGAATTGTTACTGAAGCCCCCACGACGTTATCGGCAATAGGACTCCTGACCCCGGAACCTGTGCTTGTAGATACAAAACTTAACATACCTGTCGGCTCAGGCTTTGGTGCAAGCGGAGCCGGGGCATTGAGCGCAGCACTTTCACTAAATGAAGCTCTTTCCCTGGATTTGACCTTAAAAGAAGTAGCAGGAGCCGCTCATTGCGCCGAAGTGATGAACATGACAGGGCTTGGGGATGTCACAGGAATGACATTTGGCGGCATGGTATTAAGGAAAAAAGCAGGTGCGCCTTTTCTTGGGATTATTGATAAGATCCCAACGAGGGATACAAAAATATCCTGGATAGAGTTCAATGAAATCTCCACGAAATCAGTTTTATCCGATGAACTGAAAAAGAGGAACATAAACAGGGCCGGGAAATCAAGGCTCAAAGAACTCTTTAAAAAACCCACGGTTGAAAATTTCATGATACAGTCCGCAGCATTCGCAAAAGATATCGAACTTATGAGCCCCAAGGTAAAAGATGCTATCGAAGCTGTAACAGCCGCGGGTGGCCTTGCAAGCCAGGCAATGCTTGGAGATACTGTTTTTGCAATAAATGATAATGGCGCACTTATGGAATTCGGGGAAGTACATGAAAGCAGGATAAGTAATGCCGGAGCCCGCCTGATATGATACCGAAAAGCCATCCCCGATACAAATCCCTGATGACGCGTGAGTTGATAGTTGAAGGAGTAAGGAAAGGTATTACAAGTACCCAGGGTTTGATCGCACAGGGGCGGGGGGAAGCTTTTGATTATTTGATAGGTGAGAAAACCACACAAAGCGCTTTGCGTGCTGAAAAAGTATCAGCAGCAAAGTTACTTCTTGCACGAAAACCTGTAATATCGGTGAATGGAAATGTTGCGGCCCTTGCCCCTTATGAACTCATAAGGTTAAGTGAACTTGTAAATGCGCCTCTTGAGGTTAATTTATTTCACAGGACAGAAGAGAGGGTAAATAACATCATCGTATATCTTCGGTCGCTCGGTGCAAAAAAACTGGTTACAAAGAGCGATGCCCTGATCCCTGGACTTGGACACGACCGCGCAAAAGTGGATAGTGATGGCATATTAGTTGCGGATGTCGTTCTTGTCCCCCTTGAAGATGGCGACAGGTGCAAAGCACTTACGGATATGGGAAAAACCGTAATTGCCATTGACCTCAATCCGCTTTCAAGAACGGCGCAATGTGCAACGATAACGATCGTTGATAATATAATCCGCGCTGTGCCCAATATTTCAAAATTCGCGGAAGGATTGAAAGGACTGGAACAGGAAGAACTTCTGGAGATAATTCGGGAATATGATAATAAAGAGACACTATCTCTTGCTATTGAAGAGATAAACAGGAACCTGAGCTCCTTTATGGACAGGACATAATATTACTCATATCGGTGGGACAATCACCCCACAAAGTTGGCTACGAACTATGATTTCCTCCCGAATGATGGCGTTGCCTATGGTTTTGGTTCAAGGTAATCTTGGTAACCACTACTACAATTTCAACAATAAGAAAGTTTAATATATAATGAACAATTAAACAACATTCATATTAGAGAGGGTATGGATGTTTAAAAAAATTTTCATTTCAATTATTATCTTAGGTTTTTATTATTTAATACCTGTTACTGCCAATTTGGAGCAACATGTAGATGAATATTACGACAACTTGCATCAACTAAAAGAATTAAATTTGACCAAACAACAGCTTGAAGGTAATTTGGCAAATTTAAATAAATCCGAATTAAAAACTAACGAATTGATAGGCAATGTTGATAATAATATTAACGTATTCAATTCTGAAATAGATACTTTTGAAAAGATATTGCAGGAAAATAAACAAAAGAAGAATGAAATTAAACGAAATATTCAAGTAATTAATATTTTAAATAATAAAGAATCTTTTTTTCTTATTGGAGCATCTTTAGGCATAATAACAGGTTTATGGATAACATGTTTACCTCTCGTACTTCTTTGGAGGAAATAATATGCCGCCCAAAAGAAGGAAATCCAGAAAAAGTAAAAAAAATAATACTATATATTATTCAATTTATATCATATTTGTTTTATTATTTGCGTCTGTTTTAATTTCACAATCAAATGGAGTTGAAAAATACGGTTTTTGTGAAAAAATGGATCAACTGAATGAGAGTAAAAAAAATTATCCTGAGTTAAGTGAGCAGATACTAAAATTATGTGAAAAGGATTTAAATAAGGATGAGAAAGAACTTGGAAATTTCAGCGTTCAATTTTTAGAGAGCCTTACATTTTTTTCTGAAAATTGGAAAGAAAATGAGACTATAGCTAAACAATATGCAAAGAAAATTGATAACAGTCATGAAAGTATTAATGAAATTGGTATAAATTCTTCCGAAATTATAAATCAAATTGAATCTATTTACAATTCAGAAATAAATAATTTGGGATATGAGTTAGAAATTCAAAATGTGTCTATAAGTAATACAACTTACTCAGTGAAGCAACTTAAGCAGAACGAGGAAAATCTAAATACAACTTTAGAAAGGATAAATAATGAACTTGAAAAAAAGAATAATCAAGAAAAAAATCTATCTTTAATATACAAACAAAAAATGAATGAATCGAAGAGTTTTGAATTAGATTTGATCTCTTCAACAAATGAGCATCAAAAAATTAAGAATAGTTTTATTGATAATCTATATCCATTTTTGCTTCTTGGCATTGCGTTTGGTTGTATAACAGGTTTTGTATTAAGCTCTAAATGGAAAAAAGAGAAAATCTATTGGGATGCTTATTCTTCGTCTGCAAAAGTGAGATCTCCTTTGGTATATGCAGCAGTAATAACTGTGGCACTCTTAGTTATATTGATTATATACCTCTTCTTTTCGGGGGTTTTTGATATTTTTTAGTCTGGTGAGTTTTTCAAACCAGTTATTTTTATGATGTGATTAATCTTACAACCAAAACAAATTTATACACAAGAATAATTATTAGCTTGAGCGGTGTTGAGTATTGGAAAATGAGACGCAAATTAATAAGAAAATCTTAAGCAATGAAAAAACAGAAGTCATAGAAGGCATACAACAGCTGGGAAGTAATTTTTTAATTTTTTCCGACAAGAAAAAGGCAATGAATGAATTTCAAGGGCATATAAAAAATTCAGACAGTAGAGTGCGACAAAGTGTGGCAAATGCATTGTATCTGGCTTTTCCATATATCCCGAATAAGGAAGTGGCTTGGGATGACCTGATTCAGCTAACACGAGACAGAGATAAGGATATACGGAGGAATGCAGCCTATTCATTAGGTTTAGTCTTTTCCTATGTTCCTGATAAAAAACAAGCTTGGGAACAACTGAGAGGACTAATTAAGGATAGTGACAGAGAAGTGTATGCAGGTTCAATAAGTGCGTTAGGTATATCTTTTCCTCATATACCTAATAAAAAACAAGCATGGGAAGACTTAATTAATCTTATGGCGGATAATGAGAGGGATGTTCAAGAAATTGCTTCAAGCGCTTTAGGTTTAGCTTTTCCATACGTCATTGAAACGAAACAAGCATTGCAAAGCCTTATTAGGTTGACTCCGAACAAATATGACAAATTGCATGTACGTACAATAAATGCTCTAAATTCAGTTTTTCTTTATTTTCCTGACAAAAATAAAATTTGGAAAGACTTGGTCGAATTGGCTGAGGACTTAGATAACGAGAGGAGGAGACATGCAACAAGTGCATTAGGTTTAGCATTTCCTTATGTATCCAACAGGAAAAAATCATACGAGTACTTGATTCATTTGACTAGTAACCCAGATAGCGAACTAAATAAAGGCGCTATAAGTGCATTAGGTTCAGCTTTCCCTTATATACCTAATAAGAAAGTTGTGTGGGAAGATCTGAAGACTTTGATAAATGAAAAGGGTGGCGATTGGCGGAGTGCAGTAGATGCATTGGGAGTTGCTTTTCCTTATATTCCAGACATAAAAGCTTGGGATGATCTTGTTGTATTAATGCTTAATCCAGATTTGTCGTTGCGAGTAGGAAATGTGTTGGCTTTGGCATTTTCCTATATGCCAGACAAGAAAAAAGGATGGGAAGATATATATATAGATTAATCCAGGTTGGGAATAGTAGCGAAGTTCGAAAGGGCGCAGCAAAGATAATAGGATCGGTTTTTTCCTACCTTCCAGATAAGGAATCTGCATATACAGAATTGAAATGGTTGAGTCAGGAAGATGGGGACAAATATGTTCGACAAAGTGCAATAAATGCATTAGGTTCAGCTTACCAGTACCTCCCTGATAAGAAGGATATATTGGACCATTTAAATAAATTAACTCAGAACTCATTGACTGAAATCCGGGAATCTGCACATTGTACTTTGGGTAAAATATATGTATTTGAAGCAACGCTGGCAGAAAATGAAGATATTTTTAAGAGACATTTAGAAAATGCATTGGGATTCTTTGAAAAATCATCAAATGAATCATATCATGATTTCTACTTAAACCCTGCTAAATTCTGTCTACCATTTTATAATTCTTTTTACTTAATAACATTCAGAAAACAAGAAGCAGAAGCTGATGTGGAACGAAATCTTAATGAAGCGAAAATAGCTGCAGAGGGTTCAGAAAGTAAAGAAAATCTACTCGAAGCAATAGGGAACCTCAAAAAAGCAAAAAAGGAGCTGCAAAATGAGATAGTTTTCAATGAAATCAGGAATGACCTTATTAAATATAGGCAATATTGTGAACGGGCTTCAAACATTTTGGATACTGTGGAAAAAAAATTACCAATACCAGCTAAAATTATTAAGACAGGATTTAAAATTGATGAAAGGATAATTGATGAAATTCAGAGGAATACAAGAATACTTTGCAAAAAGACACAGAATCCTGACATTCGTGATTTAGGGAAAAAAGTATATCTCATGAGTCGAAATATTTTACAAATAAGAAATTATGAGGGATGTGAAAAAAGTATAGATAATTTGCAATATTTACTATCTGAAATCTGCAAGAAAATACCTAAAGAAGAAGGAGAAGAAGCATGCAAATTACTTAATAAAATAATTGAAGAGCCAATTATAGAGGATAAAATTGCTTTAATTAATATGGTTCTAAGTAAAATATCCCAAGTAGGTAAATGGAACGAATCAGAATATAAACCCAAAACACTTTCAGATAGGATTAGATATTATCTAGAAAAAATAAATGCTCCAGCAACTATTGCATCTTTTTTTGGTTTTATCATTTTAGAATTTTTAGAGATATTTGATATTTATCCTATTGAATACAATAAATATAAACATGTAATCAGCGTTACAGGGGCAATAACAGTTTTTATTATTGTTTTCATATTTACACGAAAGAAAAAATGAAAAGTTGCTTAGGATTTATAATAATATAAAAATAATATATAGTAAGTAAATATTATCTTAGCTGATTAAGTATATTTTTCAAACCTGCAATGCTCGGTGTTATCTGTCTCTTAATACTTTCAATATCAGCAGCTTCTTTTTCAGCGCCGGGTATGCTGGAAATATTAATTTTTTCTAGTTTATCAGCATTCTGTTTTAAAGTATTATAAGACCTATCCATCTGATTAATAAGCTCAGGACTTACCTTTTCTCCACCCTGTCCTATTTTATATCCTGCAATGCCGGTTATAACAGCGAGAGTAATCCCCACAACAATGGCTATGAGCATTGTGCCTTTGTTATCGTCATTCTCAGGCTTGTTATTTCGGAGATATTCAACAATTTTTGCAAATGATTTTGAAAGATCATAAGCCAATCCCACATGTCCATTCCTGCTTAATCCGGAAATATATTCTTTTTGTTCATTTAAAGCATTAATATGATTGATATTTAGATTGGAAGTATCCAAATTTGACTGAATCTTATCTAAGTAATCTTTTATATTGGAATTGGTGGATATAAAATTATATGCTCCAGCATCCTGAATTTTGTTTTTCGCATCAGTGCCGTCATAAACAGTAAAGATGGAAAGTTCAGTGTTCCTTAATCCAGGCCCTTCTCCAGTGTAATCTTTGAAATTTGGCTCTTCAATTTTAATCGAAGGTTTTGGAATCCTTCCATAAAGAACTATTTCAAAAAAGGATTCTAAATGATCCCGTGAATTATTCCAGACAGTCCATTTATCAACACGCATTGACTTAGTTTCACCATAAATTTTATATTGCCATTCCGGATCTTTTAACTCAGTTCTGACCTCAAGTCCGTAGCTATCCCTTGGATTTGAGGAAGAGGTTTTTATGAAAAAAAAATGGGCTTCCAGCTTCTGACCTTCAATGAATGAATGTTTATTTGATGTTAGAAAATCCTCGATTGGATATTTCTTACCTGCGTCATCGATATTGATGACATAGCTCCTTGAGTTATCTATTGATAATATTTCCTGTGCATTGACTGTATTAGTAAGCAAGAGAATAATTAAAACAAATAAAATAATCTTCATTCGTTTTTCTCCATTACAAGTTTTCCATTAAGCATATCAATGTTTGATGCAACATCACCCAGAGGGACAATTATTTGCTGGAGATTCTTTCCAATATCAAGAAGCTTGGGGGGGATATCATCAAGGTTTCTCCCAATGTCGATTATCAGATGGGTAACCTGTGGTGTTTCCTGATCTTTTGTAATACTTTTTATAAAGGCATCAACTCTTTGCAGCCTTGATGGTACCTCTTTATCAAGCAAGTTTCCTATTTCTGCGATTTTATCATTTACACTATAAATTCGTCTTGATGTTGTTTCAAGGAAATTCTTGATTTTGATAATCTTTGCCTTATCTACTTTATCATCTGGATCAACCTGCAATATGAAGTCAGAAAGATAAGTTTTTCCCTCATCAAACTTTATGATATAGTTGCTGATCGAATTTTCAAGATTGTTCAAATCATTGCGCGCTTCCTGTATCTGTGACCTTATATTCGCAACCGCTACTGGAGAAAATTGTACAGGAGAATCTATTCTTGAGAGCTTTTGTTTTAATAGAGACAATTGATTATCAAGTTCTTCAACTTTTCTTAGCATTTCTGCGACTGTTATCGGGACTCTGCTCCATTTTGCTTCTCTGTCCACAAGTTCATAATTTTTCCAGAATTTTATTACGCCTGCCACGGATGCCTTGATATCTCCCCACGGCATCGGGACTCCAGTAATATCACTGAATACCTGAAAGTCTCCCAGAAATAGGGAATGATGAAGGAAATACTCCTCATCTGTGGAATTTTCATAGTTTTGTTTCATCTTATCAAGGTCTGTTAACCTTGAAGGATATCCCGGTGCAGGAGCCCATGGATGCAGTCCGATCATCAAAGTATAAATATTTACACTGAATTTATCAAGGGGAACATTCAGAGGGAATAATTGCGCATGTCTTGCAATGGTATCTCTTAAAAGTTTTTCCGCATTTTCTTTTCCGATTTTTTCTTCATCGATATTAGATTTATCAGAACTCAAAATAGCGGCTACATACCCTATTTTAGATTCATCATCAATTATACCCCCGGCTCTCTGGTCAATTTTCATGAATTCTTTTTCAAGCAATATGTTAAGAACATTCGGATGGATTTGTTCTTTATTCATCTTATGCTGGTAATTAAGAAGGGGGGAAGTAGCGATTTGAAGTTCCGTAAAGGGTGTGTGAACATGATTATCGTACTCCTCATATCGTCCCAGTTCTTCCATGACTTTCTTGAAACTTGAACTTAGCTCAGGTCTGTCCACATTCAGATGCGTTTCTCTACCCCTGAAGCTGTTAATTTCCTGGTCGTTTAATCTTATCTGGTACATATGGATATTGGAAGGTGGAGTGACTATCTGCTGGTAAATTTTCTCTTTATATGCCTTAAGGTTCTTTAATTCGGTTTCAAGATTACCCCTCTTCAGTTCAAGCTCCTTTAGATCATTAAATAAATTATTCTTATAGAATGAAATTTCCTGCATTTGCTGCTTGGCCATATCAAGTTTTCCTCTTGTGTCCCTTATGGCTTTCTTCCTGGAGAACCAGCCCTGGTTCATTTCCATTTTATTAACTTCGTTCTCAAGCATTTCAATATTTACTTTTGAATTTTCCAGATCGTTTTCTAAAGTATTGATCTTATCCCTGGTAGAATTGATATCGGCCTGAAAATTCACCAGCTTTGAATTAATGTCCTTGATCTTATCTTCGGTCTCGAACAATCTTAATATTTTATTTGCCGGGAATTCAATAAGATGGTAGCCTATGGTCGAGAATGAACTCGTTAGAGGTGCAACAGCGGTCATCAGGTCGTTAAGGTCGAACCATTTATCTTCTGTATTCTTCTTTTTCCCGGGCACGAATCCAAGATCAATAAAGAACCTGAGTGCAATTTCCCTGAGAGAGTCATCATCTTTTGCTCCTGATACTTTTCTCCCGGTCAGTATGAACAGTTTAAAAGGATTAATGTATTTGTCCTTTCTTTCTTTCTGGGACATAATGAAATGCAGCTCTTTCAAGGTAGCCATTGAATTTCCAATAGTTATTTTCTCTTCATCCATCGAAGGAAGAATTCCAAATCCCAGTATTATCGGATCTTTATAATTTGTCTGAAGCCAATTCTTGATATCTATTGATAGATCCGTGATTATGCTTGAACCGGTTCCTCCTCCTAATGAACTTACAATGATAACAACAAATCCGTTCTTATCTGTTTTTGAAACAAGATCCTGTGCGGCTTTGTTTATGATCTCCCCGATCCCATCCCTGTGTATTGAATACAGGGCTTTACCGAACACCCGCCGCTGTCCTGCACCGATACCACCAACGAGTGCCATATATTTTTCAGGAAACCATGGATTCTTTGCTGTAAAAATATTTCCTGAAGGCATTGGAAGAGATTTTTTGTATATAGTGGATTGCAATGTTTTAATATTACGGCAAAGGCCGGAAAGGTCAGAATCATTACTGTCTATAAAAATAAAAGCCTCATTTTTTGGAATTCCTCCGTGTGTATCCAGGTAATTGGCCATCATATCAACTATCCTGCAGCCCTGCCCACCAAGACCGATCATGATCCGGTTTACGGTTTCCTCTGAAAAAACAGTATCCATTAATTGCTCATCTCCTGGTCATTTCTATCCTATTTTTCTCTGAGATTTTTGCAGCATCAACAAGTGAATCTTTCACATCTTTATCCCTGGATTTCATATCCCTCCCGATTTCTTCAGATTCATTCTTTAATCGATCCAGATTGTGTTGCTGTTTAATTAATTCAATTGAAATTGCATTCGGAAGGTTTCTTTCAACATAAATCCAGGACAAAATAAGGCATATCGTAGTAAGC
This is a stretch of genomic DNA from Candidatus Methanoperedens sp.. It encodes these proteins:
- a CDS encoding HEAT repeat domain-containing protein, with amino-acid sequence MENETQINKKILSNEKTEVIEGIQQLGSNFLIFSDKKKAMNEFQGHIKNSDSRVRQSVANALYLAFPYIPNKEVAWDDLIQLTRDRDKDIRRNAAYSLGLVFSYVPDKKQAWEQLRGLIKDSDREVYAGSISALGISFPHIPNKKQAWEDLINLMADNERDVQEIASSALGLAFPYVIETKQALQSLIRLTPNKYDKLHVRTINALNSVFLYFPDKNKIWKDLVELAEDLDNERRRHATSALGLAFPYVSNRKKSYEYLIHLTSNPDSELNKGAISALGSAFPYIPNKKVVWEDLKTLINEKGGDWRSAVDALGVAFPYIPDIKAWDDLVVLMLNPDLSLRVGNVLALAFSYMPDKKKGWEDIYID
- a CDS encoding GHMP kinase, whose amino-acid sequence is MQNKIGKAFAPAHISGIFIIDIKKDPLLSGSMGCGICLEDGAVTQVRPSEETMIRINGIVTEAPTTLSAIGLLTPEPVLVDTKLNIPVGSGFGASGAGALSAALSLNEALSLDLTLKEVAGAAHCAEVMNMTGLGDVTGMTFGGMVLRKKAGAPFLGIIDKIPTRDTKISWIEFNEISTKSVLSDELKKRNINRAGKSRLKELFKKPTVENFMIQSAAFAKDIELMSPKVKDAIEAVTAAGGLASQAMLGDTVFAINDNGALMEFGEVHESRISNAGARLI
- a CDS encoding phosphopantothenate/pantothenate synthetase; this translates as MIPKSHPRYKSLMTRELIVEGVRKGITSTQGLIAQGRGEAFDYLIGEKTTQSALRAEKVSAAKLLLARKPVISVNGNVAALAPYELIRLSELVNAPLEVNLFHRTEERVNNIIVYLRSLGAKKLVTKSDALIPGLGHDRAKVDSDGILVADVVLVPLEDGDRCKALTDMGKTVIAIDLNPLSRTAQCATITIVDNIIRAVPNISKFAEGLKGLEQEELLEIIREYDNKETLSLAIEEINRNLSSFMDRT
- the ftsY gene encoding signal recognition particle-docking protein FtsY produces the protein MFDKLKEKLGGFKKALGTVLETKEKEAIKTEPSKIETVKVETVKPGTKADIKKDTKTDVKTDISTQVTSPQAEETRKTPEPAIPPKAPEKFGIFDKIKAAVFEQEFIIEEGSVKDILWELEMALLESDVALPVAENIVESVKSDLVGTRRKIGSDTGKIVEDALRKAILKVISVDYFDFDEFIKKANKPVSIVFVGVNGTGKTTTVAKMAERFKSQNYSVVIAAGDTFRAGAIEQIDRHAQALGIKIIKHEEGSDPAAIIYDAIQFAKAKHKDIVLADTAGRMHININLMDQLKKVCRVNNPDLIIFVDEAIAGNDAVERAKLFNSAVPFSGSILTKADADSKGGAAISISYTTGKPILFLGVGQTYKDLVKFEPQWLISRLFE